One window from the genome of Natronomonas pharaonis DSM 2160 encodes:
- a CDS encoding DUF7269 family protein — MSRFSTIINKLLVGIALFAFVFAIILSVQPSLLPSAVLDSFLTVENEANHNYVLLGIATVVALFALWRMCFPTSGSLDAEDGRGGAAASVYDHEYDAGIVGERMDRRIEQALESLKQGQRSESNVETVIDDMRKTLLAVEKSKGRSDAAASERVQCGDWTDDQVVAVFLGDAPAGRLSFRHRVEMWLFPERTWRRRLERTVAELEQYATESREWTAEGERGESDGNQTY, encoded by the coding sequence ATGAGCCGCTTCTCAACTATTATAAACAAACTACTCGTCGGCATCGCCCTTTTTGCGTTCGTTTTTGCGATTATCCTGTCAGTACAGCCATCACTACTTCCGTCAGCCGTACTGGATTCCTTCTTGACAGTCGAAAACGAGGCCAATCATAATTATGTCCTCCTGGGTATCGCAACAGTAGTGGCGCTGTTCGCGCTGTGGCGGATGTGCTTCCCAACGAGCGGGAGTCTGGATGCCGAGGACGGCAGAGGCGGGGCAGCTGCCAGTGTGTACGACCATGAGTATGACGCCGGCATCGTCGGCGAGCGGATGGACCGGCGTATAGAGCAGGCACTCGAGTCGCTGAAGCAAGGCCAGCGGTCTGAAAGCAACGTCGAGACAGTCATCGACGATATGCGAAAGACGCTGTTGGCTGTTGAAAAATCCAAGGGGCGATCAGATGCGGCTGCTTCCGAGCGGGTCCAGTGTGGTGACTGGACTGACGATCAAGTCGTTGCGGTGTTCCTCGGTGATGCACCTGCTGGCAGGCTGTCGTTTCGGCATCGCGTTGAGATGTGGCTGTTCCCTGAACGAACATGGAGGCGGCGGCTCGAGCGAACGGTTGCCGAGCTCGAGCAGTACGCGACTGAATCGAGAGAATGGACTGCTGAGGGGGAACGAGGTGAATCCGATGGGAACCAGACATATTAA
- a CDS encoding IS6-like element ISNph1 family transposase, with translation MAEIARLSGRSDWIELDVVERERTPSELMKLGIRLHLAGLSLSNTIRELEKFGVNRSRKAVHDWVQKADLQPADDASPDHIALDETVIRINGQQFWLYAAVDPDTNELLHLRLFTTTTTALTQTFLRELQQKHDVEDAVFLVDYTQHLATALRRAGLRFQTVRHGNRNAVERVFRDIKRRTPSFSNSFSHVQPTTAEIWLQAFAVWWNSLN, from the coding sequence ATGGCAGAAATCGCTCGCCTCAGCGGTCGTAGCGACTGGATCGAGTTAGACGTTGTGGAGCGAGAGCGGACACCGAGCGAGCTGATGAAGCTCGGTATTCGACTCCATCTGGCTGGATTATCACTTTCGAATACCATTCGAGAACTTGAGAAGTTCGGTGTCAACCGGTCGCGGAAAGCCGTCCACGATTGGGTACAGAAAGCCGATCTACAGCCGGCAGACGATGCCAGTCCGGATCACATCGCGCTTGACGAAACCGTGATCCGAATCAATGGACAGCAGTTTTGGCTGTACGCCGCTGTCGATCCTGATACAAATGAACTCCTGCACTTGAGACTATTCACAACAACTACAACCGCACTAACTCAGACGTTTTTGCGGGAGCTTCAACAGAAACACGACGTCGAAGACGCCGTGTTTCTCGTCGATTACACGCAACATCTAGCGACAGCACTCCGCCGAGCAGGGCTCCGATTTCAGACGGTCCGCCATGGAAATCGGAATGCTGTCGAACGTGTATTTAGAGATATAAAACGACGGACACCTTCATTTAGTAATAGCTTCAGCCACGTGCAGCCGACGACCGCAGAAATATGGCTGCAAGCCTTCGCCGTCTGGTGGAATTCGCTTAACTAA
- a CDS encoding DUF58 domain-containing protein gives MGTRHINRLNSGVTASATLVAAGVTFGSAALLLAAAVPITYLGYAAVSSVPDPEAKISVTRELTPRNPLPGRRVEVTLTVRNESSRTLADVRIVDQIPDNLELADGKASSAVTLQAGEATEITYTLRPRRGTYVFDDAWVRVRSLSAASIGTASIPVTGDTELECTVPLDGLPVYRETVATTGSVASDRGGNGTEFYATREYRHGDSLSRIDWRRYARTGELGTVLYREQETTNIIVLVDGREKAGVAPAPGQPGGLTLAAYAGLITSSAAANAGHNVGVVGLGVDSELPGVYRGPPAYVPPGNGADIGGRIARVCDAIAARGSGTELSTTDGDEHTAGDACTTKADGGTQNTQAAGVSIARLEALLPATAQLVVCTPAIDDEGIDLIAKLRQRGYPTAVVSPDVNDHDSIGARLADVRRQARLERLRRLDVAVTDWDPKTPLASAFNRGIDEVIR, from the coding sequence ATGGGAACCAGACATATTAACCGGTTGAATTCGGGGGTTACTGCATCGGCTACCCTTGTTGCCGCCGGCGTCACGTTTGGCTCGGCGGCGCTACTGCTTGCCGCGGCTGTTCCCATTACGTACTTGGGCTATGCTGCAGTATCTTCGGTTCCTGACCCGGAAGCAAAGATATCGGTTACCCGTGAGCTCACTCCCCGAAATCCGCTTCCGGGCAGGCGAGTCGAAGTGACGCTGACCGTGCGCAACGAGTCTAGCCGGACGCTGGCAGATGTTAGGATTGTAGACCAGATCCCGGACAATCTAGAGCTGGCTGATGGCAAAGCCAGCAGCGCAGTCACCCTCCAAGCCGGCGAAGCGACAGAAATTACGTACACGCTGCGACCTCGTCGCGGAACATATGTCTTCGACGACGCTTGGGTTCGTGTTCGAAGCCTAAGCGCAGCCAGCATCGGAACGGCTTCGATTCCAGTTACCGGCGACACCGAACTAGAGTGCACCGTTCCGCTGGACGGCTTGCCGGTGTATCGGGAAACGGTGGCGACGACGGGCTCGGTTGCAAGCGATCGCGGAGGAAACGGAACTGAATTTTATGCCACAAGGGAATACCGACATGGAGATTCGCTCAGCCGGATCGATTGGCGACGGTACGCTCGAACCGGGGAACTCGGCACAGTTCTGTATCGTGAGCAAGAAACGACGAACATTATCGTTCTGGTTGACGGACGTGAAAAAGCAGGCGTCGCGCCGGCTCCTGGACAGCCCGGTGGCCTAACGCTTGCGGCATATGCAGGGCTGATAACCAGCAGTGCCGCTGCCAATGCCGGCCACAATGTTGGTGTCGTTGGGCTCGGTGTCGACAGTGAGCTGCCTGGGGTCTATCGGGGGCCGCCAGCCTACGTCCCTCCTGGCAACGGTGCCGATATCGGTGGGAGAATCGCCCGTGTTTGTGATGCGATTGCAGCGCGAGGCAGTGGAACCGAGCTTTCGACAACAGACGGAGACGAACACACGGCAGGCGATGCCTGTACGACGAAAGCTGATGGAGGCACGCAAAACACTCAGGCGGCGGGGGTATCTATCGCTCGCCTTGAGGCACTCCTTCCAGCTACTGCACAGCTTGTTGTCTGCACTCCAGCTATCGACGACGAGGGCATCGATCTCATAGCAAAACTCCGACAGCGAGGCTATCCGACGGCGGTCGTCTCGCCGGATGTCAATGACCACGACAGTATCGGTGCTCGACTGGCAGACGTTCGTCGCCAAGCACGGCTGGAGCGGCTCCGTCGTCTGGATGTTGCGGTTACGGACTGGGACCCTAAGACACCGCTTGCTTCGGCGTTCAACCGGGGGATCGATGAGGTGATTCGATAA
- a CDS encoding DUF4129 domain-containing protein, with the protein MSDRQEASETNEPRPDWGQLALVGLAIVLLAFTAVAVSAAGGVSLDGTAQDDRLDTYGSTDETSSDEGGSQQDETDEDASDTERSEDDAARKPNQQGGDEESKGQSQEPEQQDGDSEAAEGPENEAEAEPGGTDKASQSDRGQPKDPGAESPDETQPSDAQAGDTQTAEETDSEPNDDSSGDSGTDATDADSDNDTADTGDAGGSGSDAQEIGDDPTDTENIDEDAEDGHDREGDATDDAAAGEDADDTPEAQKDTNGTERETDDAQGPEGDTENPGDTEETQDTEDGADGIDEPEADGGDADDDAAAPDYTVSLAEEPTPGTTVEVTVTEDDRPVEGATVYFDNNSIGTTDADGTTNGEVPFTQSLTIKVTPPGEGAQADVFASGTTVRGLASATTAATENVTKSVEIDAEPALRIDGPAVTGEQVRLSAAVNDVPIPNGDVVVDGEKQTTTGGDGHATVTLPENTDEATLAVTRGEINAERSIDIIEFSIEVVDSLPLPGRPAEVEIKRGDDPVSGTQISVDGDVAETTDDNGIAIVDLPIASEATLSAQSDGTAVETTVDGLYRNLAIFAFMGLGALVLTGYVSKRYLGHSRTAARRIPQLLIAVVRSGSRWCISAIVRTAATLERTGDWLFRQWQTGIDTLQRGGRLLMSLPGVIADRGLAALTAVHPSRLYRAVIAVLQSLFHVSAEQVTEAARSGGGDTTTGQRQATVNETVLTLRGLWAEFVRLGGPDKSRTKTPGEIGRYAVKRGIPESSVRTIVESYRDVEYGDQRPSSERVKRVYTALRSAVDDPDEIDLDAPSTSYRDGKATHNIRKNTTAAEREISKQKESATESTGDPVDSEHADASLDNPSSNSSDRANQ; encoded by the coding sequence ATGAGTGACAGGCAGGAGGCATCGGAAACAAACGAACCCAGACCAGACTGGGGCCAGCTCGCATTGGTTGGTCTGGCAATTGTACTATTGGCGTTCACAGCGGTTGCCGTATCCGCAGCCGGAGGGGTCAGTCTAGACGGGACTGCCCAGGATGACAGGCTGGACACCTATGGCAGCACCGATGAAACCAGCTCGGATGAAGGGGGCAGCCAACAAGATGAAACAGACGAGGACGCATCGGACACAGAGCGCTCCGAAGACGACGCCGCACGCAAACCGAACCAGCAAGGCGGTGACGAGGAAAGCAAAGGACAATCCCAGGAGCCGGAACAGCAAGACGGTGATTCCGAAGCGGCGGAAGGACCAGAAAACGAAGCCGAGGCCGAGCCGGGAGGCACTGATAAGGCAAGCCAAAGCGACAGAGGGCAGCCGAAAGATCCAGGGGCAGAAAGCCCGGACGAGACCCAGCCAAGCGATGCGCAAGCCGGCGATACGCAAACTGCTGAAGAGACGGATTCCGAACCGAACGACGACAGCAGTGGTGACTCAGGGACAGACGCCACTGATGCAGACAGCGACAACGACACGGCCGACACAGGCGACGCGGGCGGAAGCGGCTCCGATGCACAGGAAATCGGGGACGATCCCACAGACACAGAGAACATAGACGAAGACGCCGAGGACGGACACGACCGCGAAGGCGATGCCACTGATGATGCTGCTGCAGGAGAAGACGCTGACGACACGCCGGAGGCGCAAAAAGATACCAACGGCACAGAAAGAGAGACAGATGATGCACAGGGTCCTGAAGGAGATACTGAAAACCCCGGAGACACAGAAGAGACACAGGACACTGAAGATGGTGCTGACGGCATTGACGAGCCGGAAGCAGACGGTGGTGATGCTGATGATGATGCTGCTGCACCCGACTATACTGTCTCGCTCGCTGAAGAGCCGACCCCTGGTACGACAGTCGAAGTAACCGTCACCGAGGATGACCGTCCAGTTGAGGGAGCGACGGTCTACTTTGATAATAACTCAATCGGAACCACCGACGCTGATGGGACAACAAATGGTGAAGTCCCATTTACCCAGTCGCTGACTATCAAAGTTACACCACCTGGAGAGGGGGCACAAGCGGACGTGTTTGCCAGTGGAACCACGGTGCGAGGGCTTGCTAGCGCGACCACGGCCGCAACGGAGAACGTAACAAAAAGCGTCGAAATCGATGCAGAGCCAGCACTAAGAATTGACGGCCCAGCAGTAACTGGCGAACAGGTGCGCCTGTCGGCGGCGGTAAACGACGTTCCGATTCCGAACGGTGATGTAGTCGTTGACGGTGAGAAACAGACCACTACCGGCGGGGACGGGCACGCAACGGTGACCCTTCCAGAGAACACCGACGAGGCGACGCTGGCTGTCACACGCGGCGAAATCAACGCCGAGCGATCAATCGATATCATTGAGTTCTCAATTGAAGTCGTCGATTCACTTCCGCTCCCAGGCCGTCCAGCCGAAGTCGAAATCAAACGGGGAGATGACCCAGTCTCGGGGACACAAATATCCGTCGATGGTGATGTTGCAGAAACGACCGATGACAATGGGATTGCCATCGTTGATTTGCCCATAGCAAGCGAGGCAACGCTGTCCGCACAATCCGATGGAACAGCAGTAGAAACGACTGTTGACGGGCTCTATCGAAATCTTGCCATCTTCGCTTTCATGGGGCTTGGTGCACTCGTCCTCACTGGATACGTATCGAAACGGTACTTAGGCCACTCACGGACAGCTGCTCGCAGGATTCCACAGTTGCTCATCGCCGTCGTTCGAAGTGGCAGTCGGTGGTGTATCAGTGCAATCGTACGTACTGCTGCCACGCTCGAACGCACAGGCGACTGGCTGTTCAGACAGTGGCAGACGGGTATCGATACACTTCAGCGAGGGGGAAGGTTACTTATGAGCCTTCCAGGCGTGATCGCCGACAGAGGACTGGCAGCGCTGACTGCGGTCCACCCGAGCCGACTGTACCGGGCTGTTATCGCTGTGCTCCAATCTCTGTTTCATGTCTCAGCCGAACAGGTTACTGAAGCAGCTCGCTCAGGGGGTGGTGATACGACGACCGGACAGCGGCAGGCGACAGTCAACGAAACGGTGCTCACCCTGCGAGGGTTGTGGGCGGAGTTCGTCCGACTGGGCGGCCCAGACAAAAGCCGGACAAAAACGCCGGGGGAAATTGGTCGGTATGCGGTTAAGAGGGGAATTCCTGAGTCGTCAGTCCGAACCATCGTTGAGTCCTATAGAGATGTCGAGTATGGCGACCAACGCCCGTCATCCGAGCGAGTCAAACGCGTTTACACAGCGCTTCGGTCAGCTGTAGATGACCCGGACGAGATCGATCTCGATGCGCCGTCTACATCTTACAGAGATGGAAAAGCAACACATAATATTAGGAAAAACACTACAGCGGCCGAACGTGAGATATCCAAACAAAAAGAGTCAGCTACAGAATCGACCGGTGATCCTGTAGATAGTGAGCATGCTGACGCATCGCTTGATAACCCATCGTCCAACAGCAGTGATAGAGCTAATCAGTGA
- a CDS encoding AAA family ATPase produces MGVEGPSFAETSNTCKKIIERVSDAVITDREFLKTVLTATLARGHVLLEDVPGTGKTLTALTFAQALGLEFSRIQFTPDLLPNDITGSHVFNEQTGDFEFTKGPVFANVVLADEINRAPPKTQAALLEAMDESQVTVDGTTRRLPDPFLVIATQNPVEQEGTFELPEAQRDRFIVKSSIGYPDKEGELELLERRSQRHAKMPTVDSVLDTEGAQRIQMVPERITMDSAIREYLVTLARETRTDRRVDVGISPRGIQRYFEAARAKAAIEGRDYVAPDDVKQIAEPVMQHRIVLTTDAQIDGISGADVVYDVLERVETPTPQK; encoded by the coding sequence ATGGGTGTCGAAGGTCCTTCATTTGCCGAAACTAGTAACACCTGTAAAAAAATCATCGAGCGGGTTAGTGACGCGGTAATCACTGACCGTGAATTCTTGAAAACTGTACTTACTGCCACTCTTGCCCGTGGACACGTTCTGCTTGAAGATGTACCTGGGACAGGCAAGACGCTGACAGCACTGACGTTTGCACAGGCACTCGGGCTAGAGTTTTCCCGAATTCAGTTTACCCCAGATCTCCTTCCAAACGATATCACCGGATCGCACGTGTTCAATGAGCAAACAGGGGACTTTGAATTCACCAAGGGCCCAGTGTTTGCAAATGTGGTTTTGGCTGACGAAATTAACCGCGCTCCACCGAAGACGCAGGCAGCGCTGCTTGAAGCAATGGATGAATCTCAAGTCACAGTCGACGGGACCACCCGTAGATTGCCCGATCCATTTCTCGTAATCGCAACACAAAATCCGGTCGAGCAGGAGGGAACCTTTGAGCTTCCGGAAGCCCAGCGCGACCGATTTATTGTGAAAAGTTCGATCGGTTACCCCGATAAGGAGGGAGAGCTTGAACTGCTTGAACGCCGCAGTCAGCGGCACGCAAAGATGCCAACCGTTGACTCGGTACTAGATACTGAAGGAGCCCAACGGATACAGATGGTTCCAGAGCGGATTACAATGGATTCAGCGATACGGGAATATCTCGTGACGCTCGCACGCGAGACACGAACTGACCGCCGTGTCGATGTTGGTATTTCTCCGCGTGGCATTCAGCGATATTTCGAGGCCGCACGGGCGAAAGCGGCTATTGAAGGACGAGACTATGTTGCCCCAGACGATGTCAAGCAGATTGCTGAACCAGTTATGCAGCATCGAATTGTCTTGACGACCGACGCGCAGATTGATGGTATCAGTGGTGCCGATGTCGTCTATGATGTTCTTGAGCGGGTAGAAACCCCTACCCCACAAAAATAA
- the glmS gene encoding glutamine--fructose-6-phosphate transaminase (isomerizing), whose protein sequence is MCGITGYVGDGDALAPVLDGLRNLEYRGYDSAGIALVDGGAPSVYKTSGEVDALVAAAPDESEANCAIGHTRWSTHGPPTDTNAHPHTDCTEKIAVVHNGIIENYETLQADLDDHTFTSETDTEVIPHLLEERRAAGDAHVEAVQAVTDRLDGSYAFCVVFEDFEGIIAVRHDSPLVVGHGETGAYVASDVTGFLDRTRQVSYLEDNDIAVLDGDVTVYRDGERIDPAIETIEWEADAAEKGGYEHYMRKEIHEQPQSLRQTIAGRLDVDGGDVDLDVSLSEEQLQSLDEIEFVACGTSYYAGLYAARLFETLADVRASVTIASEYDFGGGRDPWRTLTVAVTQSGETADTLSAIRAAKQAGAQTLAVTNTLGSTVTREVDDSVFIRAGPEIGVAATKTFASQVATLALLAVYVGRRRNALRAGRASTLLENLRALPGAVQQVLDNEPVVEELADTYADSEAFFFIGRELAYPVALEGALKLKEISYDHAEGFAAGELKHGPLALVTEETPVLASLTDGSRAEKTHSNVKEVQARGAPVIAAASADGDGTRPAVDEQLPVPNIGLVEPLAANVYWQLFAYHVAANKGRPIDKPRNLAKSVTVE, encoded by the coding sequence ATGTGCGGCATCACTGGCTACGTCGGCGACGGCGATGCACTTGCCCCTGTTCTTGACGGGCTACGAAATCTCGAATACCGCGGCTACGACTCGGCCGGCATCGCCTTGGTCGATGGCGGAGCGCCATCGGTCTACAAAACGAGCGGTGAGGTCGACGCCCTCGTTGCGGCGGCCCCGGACGAAAGCGAGGCGAACTGCGCTATCGGCCACACCCGCTGGTCGACGCATGGCCCGCCAACCGACACGAACGCTCATCCACATACAGACTGTACGGAGAAAATCGCCGTCGTCCACAACGGCATCATCGAGAACTACGAGACGCTGCAGGCAGACCTCGATGACCACACCTTCACCAGCGAGACCGACACAGAGGTCATCCCGCATCTCCTCGAAGAGCGGCGGGCCGCTGGCGACGCACACGTCGAAGCAGTACAGGCAGTTACCGACCGCCTCGACGGTAGCTACGCCTTCTGTGTCGTCTTCGAGGACTTCGAGGGCATCATCGCCGTCCGCCACGACAGCCCGCTTGTCGTCGGCCACGGCGAAACGGGCGCGTACGTTGCAAGCGACGTGACCGGCTTCCTCGACCGCACCCGCCAAGTTAGCTATCTCGAAGACAACGACATTGCCGTCCTTGACGGGGACGTGACAGTCTACCGCGACGGCGAGCGCATCGACCCCGCTATCGAGACCATCGAGTGGGAAGCCGACGCCGCCGAGAAAGGCGGCTACGAGCATTACATGCGCAAAGAGATTCACGAACAGCCCCAATCGCTCCGGCAGACGATAGCCGGCCGGCTCGATGTCGACGGTGGCGATGTCGACCTCGATGTCTCGCTGTCCGAAGAGCAACTGCAGTCGCTCGACGAAATCGAGTTCGTCGCCTGCGGCACGTCCTACTACGCTGGGCTGTATGCCGCCCGGCTCTTCGAGACGCTCGCCGACGTGCGGGCGTCGGTAACCATCGCCAGCGAATACGACTTCGGCGGCGGCCGCGACCCATGGCGGACGTTGACGGTCGCTGTCACCCAGAGCGGCGAAACCGCCGACACGCTGTCGGCGATTCGAGCGGCCAAGCAGGCGGGCGCACAGACGCTCGCGGTGACGAACACGCTGGGCAGCACCGTCACTCGCGAGGTCGACGACAGCGTCTTCATCCGCGCCGGCCCCGAAATCGGCGTGGCGGCGACAAAGACCTTCGCCTCACAGGTGGCGACGCTGGCGCTTCTGGCGGTCTATGTCGGCCGTCGACGCAACGCACTGCGGGCTGGGCGTGCCTCGACGTTGTTGGAAAACCTCCGAGCGCTGCCGGGGGCGGTCCAGCAGGTCCTCGACAACGAGCCGGTCGTCGAGGAGTTGGCCGACACCTACGCGGACAGTGAGGCGTTCTTTTTTATTGGCCGCGAGCTCGCCTACCCGGTCGCGCTGGAAGGCGCACTCAAGCTGAAGGAGATCTCCTACGACCACGCCGAGGGGTTTGCAGCCGGCGAACTCAAGCACGGCCCGCTGGCGCTTGTCACCGAAGAAACGCCCGTGTTGGCATCGCTGACAGACGGCAGCCGGGCCGAAAAGACCCACAGCAACGTCAAGGAGGTACAGGCCCGCGGCGCGCCCGTTATCGCCGCAGCCTCGGCGGACGGGGACGGAACACGGCCGGCGGTTGACGAACAGCTTCCGGTGCCGAACATTGGGCTCGTCGAACCGCTCGCGGCAAACGTCTACTGGCAGCTGTTTGCCTATCACGTCGCCGCAAACAAGGGCCGACCCATCGACAAGCCACGGAACTTAGCCAAGAGCGTCACTGTTGAGTAA
- a CDS encoding DUF7519 family protein — translation MAAAVTATSRRTPGGRAVGSVLIVVGAIAVTAALSLAAIEGRTTDRATAYIMVVLMVVLSTFGATAATTGAIGASSVQSALPVTAFSLLPVSAVAAGYADLFHELIPTAPHEGANISAVISENVLFPNDQPEAAISFVFLLVGGLWLSAYLIPRLSLSELVPREKRSEARQFVRRVATGLSRFSLLTLLGSVGLGVFMRLSHGDRIQRVTETLPMSTIEAFLHSITTVVGLRIIILLGIGVVLLVYFLSKLRRLRSIEEYVIIQWLPAGAGGALVAVFVIIAYPYAFEQWIRPVARGTSEQGPGPLLWVAEAGVELSQLAPPNGIALAAIAMIGIIGGLFGILAIVWLLESVQLLPDRGPSGGLAAAALIGGTIAAAVAEASVVVVSGAVAFAILSWDAATYGVSATEELGPDTDIRRPALAHALGSAVVGGIGIALALGANQIAQTIAEETGIIIVGGLVVGFLALAITLTASSSA, via the coding sequence ATGGCTGCAGCTGTTACAGCAACGAGTCGTCGGACGCCCGGCGGCCGAGCTGTCGGAAGCGTTCTCATCGTTGTCGGCGCCATCGCCGTTACTGCAGCCCTTAGTCTCGCAGCCATCGAGGGCCGCACAACTGATCGGGCAACTGCTTATATCATGGTTGTCTTAATGGTCGTGCTTTCGACATTCGGCGCGACGGCAGCTACCACGGGAGCGATAGGTGCCAGTAGTGTTCAGTCTGCACTCCCAGTCACCGCCTTTAGTTTGCTTCCAGTCAGCGCCGTGGCTGCCGGGTATGCCGACCTATTCCACGAGCTTATACCCACCGCACCGCACGAGGGCGCGAACATCAGTGCTGTCATTTCTGAGAACGTGTTATTCCCTAACGACCAGCCTGAGGCAGCTATCTCGTTCGTTTTCCTTCTGGTTGGTGGGCTATGGCTTTCTGCGTATCTGATTCCACGGCTCTCACTCTCGGAGCTCGTCCCACGAGAGAAGCGCTCTGAGGCCCGCCAGTTTGTCAGGCGGGTCGCGACGGGGTTAAGCAGATTTAGCTTACTCACGCTGCTCGGAAGCGTTGGGCTCGGTGTCTTTATGAGACTTTCCCACGGAGATAGAATACAGCGGGTTACTGAAACGCTTCCAATGTCAACGATAGAGGCGTTTCTCCACTCAATCACAACAGTGGTTGGGCTGCGCATAATAATCCTTCTCGGTATCGGTGTTGTTCTGCTCGTATATTTTCTCTCAAAACTCCGGAGGCTACGCAGTATCGAAGAGTATGTTATCATCCAGTGGTTGCCGGCTGGAGCCGGGGGGGCATTGGTTGCGGTATTTGTTATTATAGCCTATCCATATGCCTTTGAACAGTGGATACGTCCTGTTGCCAGGGGGACGTCCGAACAAGGGCCCGGCCCACTGCTATGGGTTGCGGAAGCCGGGGTCGAGCTATCGCAGCTCGCACCGCCGAACGGAATCGCACTTGCCGCCATCGCGATGATCGGAATCATTGGCGGCCTCTTCGGTATACTGGCGATAGTTTGGCTCCTGGAATCGGTACAGCTCCTTCCCGACCGTGGTCCCTCGGGCGGTCTTGCAGCCGCCGCACTTATCGGCGGCACAATCGCCGCAGCAGTGGCAGAAGCCTCGGTCGTTGTAGTCAGCGGCGCAGTTGCATTTGCTATACTGTCGTGGGATGCCGCTACGTACGGGGTATCCGCCACCGAAGAACTCGGTCCTGATACCGATATCCGCCGCCCAGCACTTGCCCACGCACTCGGCTCGGCAGTTGTAGGTGGTATCGGGATTGCCCTTGCTTTGGGAGCTAATCAGATCGCACAGACGATAGCCGAGGAGACAGGCATCATAATCGTTGGGGGCCTAGTTGTCGGCTTCCTTGCATTGGCCATCACACTAACCGCTTCTTCCTCAGCCTGA
- the glmU gene encoding bifunctional sugar-1-phosphate nucleotidylyltransferase/acetyltransferase: MKAAILAAGEGRRLRPLTNRRPKPMLPVGNRPILEHVVAATAAAGLDGIVLVVGYERDRIQTHFGDGDDWDIDIEYAVQKRQLGTGHAVQQVSDRIDGEFLVLNGDRIVNADLIERMAGDVAAPAVAVTRVDQPQRYGIVDTDGDRLRDIDEKPAEPAPSEVINAGVYRFSQSVFETIERTDPDESGERTLPDALAAMAADGDVRAVRYRGTWLDVTQLWDLLATNNDVLDRQGATTRGDIAPSAAIADRVDTASGVAVGPNSTLKRGTTLGANATIGANVVISNAIVMADATIADGAVIRDCIIGENATVGPNTTITGGPAKQVVIDGEVHAEVPLGGVIGDNATLGGNVSVLPGTVLGDGSTVADNATISGTIEPDTEVRRG, from the coding sequence ATGAAGGCAGCTATTCTGGCGGCCGGCGAGGGGCGGCGGCTCCGGCCGCTGACGAACCGCCGACCGAAGCCCATGCTTCCGGTCGGGAACCGACCGATTTTGGAGCACGTCGTTGCGGCAACGGCAGCGGCCGGCCTCGACGGCATCGTCCTCGTCGTCGGCTACGAGCGCGACCGAATTCAAACGCACTTCGGCGACGGCGACGACTGGGACATCGACATCGAGTACGCCGTCCAAAAGCGACAACTCGGCACCGGCCATGCAGTCCAGCAGGTCAGCGACCGCATCGACGGCGAGTTCCTCGTGTTGAACGGCGACCGCATCGTCAACGCCGACCTCATCGAACGCATGGCCGGCGACGTTGCCGCCCCCGCCGTCGCGGTGACGCGGGTCGACCAGCCACAACGCTACGGCATCGTCGACACCGACGGCGACCGGCTCCGCGACATCGACGAAAAGCCGGCCGAGCCCGCACCGAGCGAGGTCATCAACGCTGGGGTCTATCGGTTCTCCCAGTCCGTGTTCGAGACCATCGAGCGAACCGACCCCGACGAAAGCGGCGAGCGAACGCTGCCGGACGCCCTCGCTGCCATGGCCGCCGACGGCGATGTGCGGGCGGTCCGATACCGAGGGACGTGGCTGGACGTAACCCAGTTGTGGGACCTGCTGGCGACGAACAACGACGTACTCGACCGGCAGGGGGCAACGACGCGGGGCGACATCGCGCCGTCAGCGGCCATCGCCGACCGCGTTGATACGGCGTCCGGGGTCGCTGTCGGCCCGAACAGCACGCTCAAACGCGGAACCACGCTCGGCGCGAACGCGACCATCGGCGCGAACGTTGTCATCTCGAACGCCATCGTAATGGCGGATGCGACCATCGCCGACGGTGCAGTTATCAGAGACTGTATCATCGGCGAGAACGCGACGGTCGGCCCGAACACGACTATCACTGGTGGGCCAGCCAAACAGGTCGTCATCGATGGCGAAGTCCACGCGGAGGTGCCATTGGGCGGCGTCATCGGCGACAACGCGACCCTCGGCGGCAACGTTTCAGTGCTGCCGGGGACAGTACTTGGTGACGGCTCAACGGTCGCCGATAACGCGACTATCAGCGGCACCATCGAACCGGACACGGAGGTGCGACGCGGCTAG